From one Aeropyrum camini SY1 = JCM 12091 genomic stretch:
- a CDS encoding M28 family peptidase, whose protein sequence is MPVWRGLAGEALRLYSSLKSVSGWRGVHAGSSRPAVEVVRGYLEDGLGVQSRLHEFWVDAWVLRSSGLEPPAPWHSVGPYVLGGDVEGRPLVLEGDPSLARSWRGVDAGGRVVVARAPGVVDDLKAAALLAAEAGAEALLVESRDPRVIVTGGDWGYSTSVGSPTPIPVATVPLGYSARALRAGFVRVWVDACVERRRDYNLVAVDGGRGGVVLAGAHLDHWYTGFTDNILGVAQAVETVRRLRGRGLAAGVVVFGAEEHGMPGMASWYWGAGSMSYARLLRESGAAEGVEAYINFDVAGYRCLVASGAPQLVGRALEAGAVERCCECPECDSIMMAWAGIPTLSLHSLWCPGVEEVYHTPRDTPDRVSWPTAWAAVEAAVRSMAQGPEWPRLAAHFRSALSGAGLRGRRLLYILESIARRAGWGPLFREASRRLLKVVHYGSLRWESRPLEALYMPEAALFKRVLEDLDRGRPPLAVVEVGREERMLYSLSPTPPPRAISRSILWEQLESNLYMLEGEVEDLRRSLVR, encoded by the coding sequence GTGCCTGTCTGGAGGGGGCTGGCTGGGGAGGCGCTGCGGCTCTACTCCTCTCTGAAGAGCGTGTCGGGCTGGCGGGGGGTGCATGCAGGGTCTTCGAGGCCGGCTGTCGAGGTTGTGAGGGGCTATCTTGAGGATGGCCTGGGGGTCCAGTCTAGGCTTCACGAGTTCTGGGTTGACGCCTGGGTCCTGAGGTCCTCGGGCCTCGAACCCCCCGCCCCCTGGCACTCCGTGGGCCCCTATGTTCTGGGGGGTGATGTTGAGGGTAGGCCTCTGGTGCTTGAGGGGGATCCAAGCCTGGCCCGCAGCTGGAGGGGGGTGGACGCGGGGGGGCGTGTGGTCGTGGCCCGGGCTCCGGGTGTTGTGGACGATCTCAAGGCGGCTGCCCTCCTGGCGGCGGAGGCGGGGGCTGAGGCGCTCCTGGTGGAGTCTAGGGACCCGAGGGTTATAGTGACGGGGGGTGACTGGGGGTATAGCACCAGCGTGGGGAGCCCCACCCCCATACCCGTGGCCACAGTCCCCCTGGGCTACTCGGCCCGCGCCCTGCGGGCGGGGTTTGTGAGGGTTTGGGTGGATGCTTGTGTAGAGAGGAGGAGGGACTACAACCTCGTGGCTGTGGATGGTGGGCGCGGGGGGGTGGTGCTGGCCGGGGCGCACCTGGACCACTGGTACACAGGGTTCACGGACAACATACTGGGTGTGGCCCAGGCCGTAGAGACCGTGAGGAGGCTGAGGGGGAGGGGGCTGGCGGCGGGTGTTGTGGTGTTCGGGGCTGAGGAGCACGGCATGCCCGGTATGGCCTCTTGGTACTGGGGGGCGGGTAGCATGAGCTACGCCCGCCTCCTCCGGGAGAGCGGGGCGGCGGAGGGGGTGGAGGCCTATATAAACTTCGACGTCGCCGGCTACAGGTGCCTGGTGGCGAGCGGGGCCCCCCAGCTGGTGGGCCGCGCCCTGGAGGCGGGTGCCGTGGAGAGGTGCTGCGAGTGCCCAGAGTGCGACAGCATCATGATGGCCTGGGCGGGGATACCCACGCTCTCCCTCCACAGCCTCTGGTGCCCCGGGGTGGAGGAGGTGTACCACACTCCTAGGGACACCCCGGACAGGGTCTCGTGGCCCACCGCCTGGGCTGCTGTTGAGGCAGCCGTGAGGAGCATGGCACAGGGGCCCGAGTGGCCGAGGCTGGCCGCCCACTTCCGCTCAGCCCTCTCAGGGGCGGGGTTGAGGGGGAGGAGGCTGCTCTACATACTCGAGTCTATAGCCAGGAGGGCGGGCTGGGGGCCGCTGTTCAGAGAGGCGTCCAGGAGGCTCCTGAAGGTTGTCCACTACGGCAGCCTCAGGTGGGAGTCCAGGCCCCTGGAGGCCCTCTACATGCCGGAGGCCGCCCTGTTCAAGAGGGTTCTCGAGGACCTCGATAGGGGCAGGCCGCCTCTCGCAGTTGTGGAGGTCGGGAGGGAGGAGAGGATGCTCTACTCCCTCTCCCCCACACCACCCCCCAGAGCCATAAGCCGCAGCATACTCTGGGAGCAGCTGGAGTCCAACCTCTACATGCTGGAGGGGGAGGTTGAGGACCTCAGGAGGAGCCTCGTTCGCTAG
- a CDS encoding pyruvate-formate lyase-activating enzyme — MEGCSGLAVTAIGVSTVESIPLHHYKPGGLALRLYTGPHGAPRPPAGVSRGCLEWGLEVCEWISRPGSFPAYAVGLDKLRGVAGRWGVEAVVLDGLESWLHAPCASRLGLPLVARTQGLLEPGGGELGLLEALAVEYTYLLWGGGSNLALARAVERAAGAGVWVEIIVYTPRPVETTLLAPPLQAAREAGAPLHIVALDHGGGGPLTRLAGELERLHWPVYIHSPPYSRLDTRCPRCGTVVATRREGLLDAMELAKGGGCPRCGAPVPVRGGWRRGTPGWFRRLAPQGVYWIDPRALGGRPL; from the coding sequence GTGGAGGGGTGCAGCGGCCTCGCGGTCACAGCCATCGGGGTGTCGACGGTCGAGTCTATCCCCCTCCACCACTACAAGCCCGGGGGGCTTGCTCTAAGGCTCTATACTGGCCCCCACGGAGCCCCCAGGCCTCCGGCTGGCGTCTCGAGGGGCTGCCTCGAGTGGGGTTTGGAGGTGTGCGAGTGGATCTCCAGGCCAGGCAGCTTCCCGGCCTACGCTGTGGGGCTAGACAAGCTCCGGGGGGTCGCGGGGAGGTGGGGTGTGGAGGCCGTGGTGCTCGACGGGCTGGAGTCGTGGCTCCACGCCCCCTGCGCCTCCCGCCTCGGCCTCCCCCTGGTGGCGAGGACCCAGGGCCTCCTGGAGCCGGGCGGCGGGGAGCTGGGCCTCCTTGAGGCTCTGGCTGTGGAGTACACCTATCTCCTCTGGGGCGGGGGCTCGAACCTCGCCCTGGCCAGGGCCGTGGAGAGGGCCGCCGGGGCGGGTGTGTGGGTGGAGATAATAGTCTACACCCCCCGGCCCGTGGAGACGACGCTCCTAGCACCCCCCCTCCAGGCGGCGAGAGAAGCCGGGGCGCCCCTCCACATCGTGGCCCTAGACCACGGGGGCGGCGGGCCCCTAACCAGGCTCGCCGGGGAGCTTGAGAGGCTCCACTGGCCTGTGTACATACACTCACCCCCCTACAGCAGGCTCGACACCCGTTGCCCCCGCTGCGGCACAGTGGTAGCCACCAGGAGGGAGGGGCTGCTGGACGCCATGGAGCTCGCCAAGGGCGGAGGGTGCCCCCGCTGCGGGGCCCCGGTGCCTGTGAGGGGGGGATGGAGGAGGGGGACACCAGGGTGGTTCAGGAGGCTGGCTCCACAGGGTGTTTACTGGATAGACCCCAGGGCCCTCGGGGGGAGGCCCCTCTAA
- a CDS encoding RPA12/RPB9/RPC11 RNA polymerase family protein: protein MKFCPKCGGVMLPRKDGEKRLLVCSSCGYTVEAKPEDLSRYKGVEKVKDHVLTTKTVNVVKKRQREKEEIEQAREEYYELVLEQLGEYGE, encoded by the coding sequence GTGAAGTTCTGCCCCAAGTGCGGCGGCGTCATGCTGCCCAGGAAGGATGGCGAGAAGAGGCTGCTAGTCTGCAGCAGCTGCGGCTACACAGTAGAGGCCAAGCCCGAGGACCTCAGCAGGTACAAGGGCGTGGAGAAGGTCAAGGACCACGTGCTGACGACCAAGACGGTGAACGTGGTTAAGAAGAGGCAGAGGGAGAAGGAGGAGATAGAGCAGGCGAGGGAGGAGTACTACGAGCTCGTGCTCGAGCAGCTGGGAGAGTACGGTGAGTAG
- a CDS encoding DUF371 domain-containing protein → MAEAGLEVVGRWVFFQAWGHPNVRATHRTTFEITSDDYLTPRGDCIIGIRSSVTPRSLPQWFKSLARSRDSIIIVVLCSGGVCDTAVGRGHPGLSFGDGRRMVFRRSSHVGPETVMIGSSKAATDLRRDLVEVLRRGAVLRVGMTVVRRSEVEGGGLQPPSAGPQYDSDGRAGARGVLN, encoded by the coding sequence TTGGCTGAGGCTGGGCTTGAGGTTGTGGGTAGGTGGGTGTTCTTCCAGGCCTGGGGGCACCCTAACGTTAGGGCTACCCATAGGACAACGTTCGAGATCACGAGCGACGACTATCTGACCCCCAGGGGCGACTGCATCATAGGGATCAGGAGCAGCGTGACACCCAGGAGCCTCCCCCAGTGGTTTAAGAGCCTGGCTAGGAGCCGCGACTCGATCATAATAGTCGTCCTCTGCTCCGGCGGGGTCTGCGACACCGCCGTCGGCAGGGGCCACCCCGGGCTGAGCTTCGGCGACGGGAGGAGGATGGTGTTTAGGAGGAGCAGCCACGTCGGCCCGGAGACGGTTATGATAGGGAGCTCCAAGGCCGCCACCGACCTGAGGAGGGACCTCGTGGAGGTCCTCAGGCGGGGGGCTGTGCTGAGGGTTGGTATGACTGTGGTGAGGAGGAGCGAGGTGGAGGGCGGGGGGCTGCAGCCCCCCTCCGCGGGCCCCCAATATGATAGCGATGGGAGGGCGGGGGCCCGGGGCGTTCTAAACTAA
- a CDS encoding protein-L-isoaspartate(D-aspartate) O-methyltransferase has translation MKSPVPRAVLEPSTPPPTTGTSRRWTVLREGDPYREARLRMVEQLRRSGLVTSSRVLEAMARVPRHLFVPPEYRGMAYEDRPLPIGHGQTISAPGVVGRMLQLLDPRPGDRVLDVGAGSGYQSALLAELVSPGGRVYAVERIPELAEYARENLGRAGYLGVVEVVVGDGSRGLPQHAPYQRIKVAAAAPKPPKPLVEQLASGGRMVIPIGTPDLQVLTVIEKTPEGRVREWRDIEFLFVPLIGEHGYREDWRKQYWQWWR, from the coding sequence TTGAAAAGCCCGGTGCCAAGGGCCGTTTTAGAACCCTCCACACCCCCTCCAACAACCGGGACGTCTCGGAGGTGGACTGTGTTAAGGGAGGGCGACCCCTACAGGGAGGCTAGGCTTAGGATGGTGGAGCAGCTGAGGAGGAGCGGGCTGGTCACCAGCAGCCGGGTGCTCGAGGCCATGGCCCGGGTGCCCCGCCACCTCTTCGTGCCCCCGGAGTACAGGGGGATGGCGTATGAGGACAGGCCCCTCCCCATAGGCCACGGCCAGACGATAAGCGCCCCCGGGGTGGTGGGGAGGATGCTCCAGCTCCTCGACCCCAGGCCCGGGGATAGGGTGCTGGACGTGGGGGCGGGCAGCGGCTACCAGTCCGCCCTCCTGGCGGAGCTCGTATCCCCCGGGGGCAGGGTGTACGCGGTGGAGAGGATACCCGAGCTGGCTGAGTACGCCAGGGAGAACCTAGGGAGGGCGGGCTACCTGGGGGTAGTGGAGGTTGTGGTGGGCGACGGGAGCAGGGGCCTCCCACAGCACGCCCCCTACCAGAGGATAAAAGTGGCCGCCGCCGCCCCCAAACCCCCCAAACCCCTGGTGGAACAGCTAGCATCCGGCGGGAGAATGGTGATACCCATAGGAACCCCAGACCTCCAGGTCCTCACGGTGATAGAGAAGACGCCCGAGGGCCGGGTGAGGGAGTGGAGGGACATAGAGTTCCTCTTCGTACCACTAATAGGCGAGCACGGATACAGAGAAGACTGGCGGAAACAATACTGGCAATGGTGGCGATGA
- a CDS encoding archaellin/type IV pilin N-terminal domain-containing protein — MKVRRGISPVIATVIIVAVAIAISIAVAGWLFGLWGSFATGSPQIQVSAAKIIYDKGADPNSTADDQMKVSIYIVNTGSGSDKILSVGLSINNEFCDITAKFNNTTINANSSGWYDSNAIALGGASPDCNFTSVNPGDTAVVVVSFEKSGQTSVPVTITEGTVQ, encoded by the coding sequence GTGAAGGTTAGGAGGGGTATCTCGCCGGTTATAGCAACAGTCATAATAGTAGCGGTGGCGATAGCCATAAGCATAGCAGTAGCAGGATGGCTCTTCGGACTATGGGGAAGCTTCGCAACAGGAAGCCCACAAATACAAGTATCAGCAGCAAAAATCATTTATGATAAAGGCGCTGACCCAAATAGTACTGCTGACGATCAAATGAAGGTTAGCATATACATAGTTAACACTGGCAGTGGAAGCGACAAGATATTGAGCGTAGGTTTATCCATAAACAACGAGTTTTGTGATATAACCGCTAAGTTTAATAACACTACTATAAATGCTAATTCCAGCGGCTGGTATGACTCAAATGCAATAGCTTTGGGAGGCGCAAGTCCTGATTGCAACTTTACCAGCGTGAACCCAGGCGATACAGCTGTGGTTGTTGTTAGTTTCGAGAAAAGCGGACAGACAAGTGTACCTGTAACGATAACGGAAGGCACAGTGCAATAG
- a CDS encoding TatD family hydrolase, translating into MSTSIPVADAHMHTNPVRGLGAREAARRFRREGGWFAALLTLTTWSYGLAPTGVEAYRRMYEIHLRECNAARGEGLRVACFAGVHPAEVDRMIDKYRQPPEKALETALGAVEVLRRLCREGAIEGVGEVGRQHYKTSPLRVAIAMAVMEEAVAAALEEGCLVQLHLENEGPATVETVDRILRRAGATGARRGMVIFHHATLRVAREAVARGYNATIPGVPKLLEHAIAREPPHYLVESDYLDDPARPGAVVEPWLLARKLREVASTSLEAEEWVRKASIDLVEKVFHTRPP; encoded by the coding sequence TTGTCCACCAGTATCCCCGTGGCTGACGCACACATGCACACAAACCCCGTGAGAGGCCTGGGGGCTAGGGAGGCGGCTAGGAGGTTCAGGAGGGAGGGGGGCTGGTTCGCCGCCCTCCTAACCCTCACAACCTGGAGCTACGGCCTAGCCCCAACAGGGGTGGAGGCCTACAGGAGGATGTACGAGATACACCTCCGGGAGTGCAACGCCGCCCGCGGGGAGGGGCTGAGGGTGGCGTGCTTCGCCGGCGTCCACCCCGCTGAGGTTGACAGGATGATAGACAAGTACCGCCAGCCCCCGGAGAAGGCCCTCGAGACCGCCCTAGGGGCGGTTGAGGTCCTCAGGAGGCTCTGCAGGGAGGGTGCTATAGAGGGTGTGGGTGAGGTGGGGAGGCAGCACTACAAGACCAGCCCCCTCAGGGTGGCTATAGCAATGGCTGTCATGGAGGAGGCTGTGGCAGCCGCCCTGGAGGAGGGCTGCCTGGTGCAGCTCCACCTCGAGAACGAGGGGCCCGCCACCGTGGAGACGGTGGACAGGATACTCCGGAGAGCGGGGGCCACGGGGGCTAGGAGGGGCATGGTTATATTCCACCACGCAACCCTCAGGGTGGCGAGGGAGGCTGTGGCCAGGGGGTACAACGCCACCATACCCGGGGTCCCCAAGCTCCTCGAACACGCCATAGCCAGAGAGCCACCCCATTACCTGGTGGAGAGCGACTACCTCGACGACCCCGCCAGGCCAGGCGCAGTAGTAGAACCCTGGCTCCTAGCCAGGAAGCTAAGGGAAGTAGCCTCCACAAGCCTAGAGGCGGAGGAGTGGGTTAGGAAGGCGAGCATAGACCTCGTGGAGAAAGTCTTCCACACAAGGCCGCCATAA
- the leuS gene encoding leucine--tRNA ligase, translating to MEIRPRAPREAVERLKAVEEKWQERWREARLFEADPQPGKRKFFITFPYPYVNAYPHLGSAFTILRVDIMARYKRMRGYNVLFPQGWHATGGPIVSSALRVREGDPRIIKALRDMGIPEEDIPRFRDPRYWVEFFTKAWRRDLERYGMSIDWRREFYTTSLNPAYSRFIEWQYLKLREKGFVGKGRHPVVWCPKEQKVVGDHDRPDEYAGIGPQEAVIIKFRGRDGLVYPALTYRPETVFGVTNLWVHPDATYLVAEVDGGERWIIGEQGARELADQGHRVVILERVEGRRLLGRIVVNPADGREVPVLPASFVRPDLGTGVVMSVPAHAPYDYVALMELKRRPETLREYGLEPGVVEALEPIQLIAVPRAEGLLVVEEVRRRGVESQLDREKLDEATREVYAREFYEGIMLETTGRFSGLKVAEAKEKVVEWLESMGAALRIYTLPQEVYCRCGARTHVKIVEDQWFLLYSKPEWKALAREAVARMEFLPGHVRRDFEANIEALRDWAFTHKGELGTPLPWDREWVIESLSDSTIYMAYYTIAKYTQHPEKYGVEPEMLTPEVFDYVFLGVGDPGEVSRRSGIPQGLLEEMRREFLYWYPLDMRISGKDLIPNHLVFFIFHHTAIFPRELWPRAIGVNGWVLVAGEKMSKSKGNFILLRQALDWWGADATRWAEVLAGADSGLDDANFEPSVADSAVSILSQWIDFVRENYGRAARREERWIDRWFESRLNSTIARVTRLMEEANFKTALVEAWYKLQESYRWYLRRAGGEPREDLLRRFIEVQTLLIAPFAPHTAEEAWEAMGREGFASTAPWPEAAEDKISPEAEAAEETVQAVLEDAREVLKLLGGADTLVVTVAAEWKYRAVEAVRRARERGASMKEALREAFNIDGVDKREAARLVQQLTRAPEVLRRAAPRQVELEALRDAAQLLEAELGVRVVVETEEEGGSPRRANALPGRPALYAEKRGG from the coding sequence TTGGAGATAAGGCCCAGGGCGCCTAGGGAGGCTGTGGAGAGGCTCAAGGCTGTGGAGGAGAAGTGGCAGGAGAGGTGGCGCGAGGCCAGGCTGTTCGAGGCCGACCCCCAGCCGGGGAAGAGGAAGTTCTTCATAACCTTCCCCTACCCCTACGTCAACGCCTACCCCCACCTGGGGAGCGCGTTCACCATCCTCAGGGTAGACATCATGGCCAGGTACAAGAGGATGAGGGGCTACAACGTCCTCTTCCCCCAGGGGTGGCACGCCACCGGAGGCCCAATAGTGAGCTCCGCCCTCAGGGTTAGGGAGGGCGACCCCAGGATAATCAAGGCGCTGAGGGACATGGGCATACCCGAGGAGGATATACCGAGGTTCAGGGACCCCAGGTACTGGGTCGAGTTCTTCACGAAAGCCTGGAGGAGGGACCTGGAGAGGTATGGGATGAGCATAGACTGGAGGAGGGAGTTCTACACCACCAGCCTCAACCCCGCCTACTCCAGGTTCATAGAGTGGCAGTACCTGAAGCTGAGGGAGAAGGGGTTTGTGGGGAAGGGCCGCCACCCGGTGGTGTGGTGCCCCAAGGAGCAGAAGGTGGTGGGGGACCACGATAGGCCCGACGAGTACGCCGGCATAGGCCCCCAGGAGGCGGTGATCATAAAGTTCAGGGGCAGGGACGGGCTGGTATACCCGGCCCTCACCTACAGGCCCGAAACGGTATTCGGCGTCACCAACCTCTGGGTCCACCCAGACGCCACCTACCTCGTGGCGGAGGTGGACGGGGGGGAGAGGTGGATCATTGGGGAGCAGGGAGCCAGGGAGCTGGCTGACCAGGGCCACAGAGTGGTGATCCTCGAGAGGGTCGAGGGGAGGAGGCTGCTGGGGAGGATAGTGGTCAACCCAGCCGACGGCAGGGAGGTTCCCGTGCTGCCGGCAAGCTTCGTGAGGCCAGACCTGGGCACGGGGGTTGTAATGAGCGTCCCCGCCCACGCTCCCTACGACTACGTCGCCCTCATGGAGCTGAAGAGGAGGCCGGAGACCCTGAGGGAGTACGGTCTGGAGCCGGGGGTTGTGGAGGCCCTGGAGCCTATACAGCTGATAGCCGTCCCCCGGGCTGAGGGGCTCCTGGTGGTTGAGGAGGTTAGGAGGAGGGGTGTGGAGAGCCAGCTGGATAGGGAGAAGCTGGACGAGGCCACCAGGGAGGTTTATGCGAGGGAGTTCTACGAGGGGATAATGCTCGAGACGACGGGCAGGTTCAGCGGGTTGAAGGTGGCCGAGGCTAAGGAGAAGGTTGTGGAGTGGCTGGAGTCCATGGGGGCGGCCCTCAGGATCTACACCCTCCCCCAGGAGGTCTACTGCAGGTGCGGGGCCAGGACGCATGTGAAGATCGTTGAGGACCAGTGGTTCCTCCTCTACAGCAAGCCCGAGTGGAAGGCGCTGGCGAGGGAGGCGGTGGCGAGGATGGAGTTCCTCCCCGGCCACGTGAGGAGGGATTTCGAGGCTAACATAGAGGCGCTGAGGGACTGGGCCTTCACCCACAAGGGCGAGCTCGGCACCCCCCTCCCCTGGGATAGGGAGTGGGTTATAGAGAGCCTCAGCGACTCCACAATATACATGGCCTACTACACCATAGCCAAGTACACCCAGCACCCCGAGAAGTACGGCGTAGAGCCGGAGATGCTGACGCCCGAGGTCTTCGACTACGTCTTCCTAGGCGTGGGCGACCCCGGGGAGGTGTCCAGGAGGAGCGGCATACCCCAGGGGCTGCTGGAGGAGATGAGGAGGGAGTTCCTATACTGGTACCCGCTGGACATGAGGATAAGCGGCAAGGACCTCATACCCAACCACCTAGTCTTCTTCATATTCCACCACACAGCCATATTCCCCAGGGAGCTGTGGCCCAGGGCCATAGGGGTGAACGGCTGGGTCCTGGTAGCGGGGGAGAAGATGAGCAAGTCCAAGGGCAACTTCATCCTCCTAAGGCAGGCCCTAGACTGGTGGGGCGCCGACGCCACCAGGTGGGCCGAGGTCCTCGCGGGCGCCGACTCGGGGCTCGACGACGCGAACTTCGAGCCCAGCGTCGCCGACAGCGCCGTCTCAATCCTAAGCCAGTGGATAGACTTCGTAAGGGAGAACTACGGGAGGGCGGCGAGGAGGGAGGAGAGGTGGATAGACAGGTGGTTCGAGAGCAGGCTAAACTCCACCATAGCCAGGGTCACGAGGCTCATGGAGGAGGCAAACTTCAAGACAGCCCTGGTGGAGGCGTGGTACAAGCTGCAGGAGAGCTACAGGTGGTACCTAAGGAGGGCCGGGGGCGAGCCCAGGGAGGACCTCCTAAGGAGGTTCATAGAGGTCCAGACCCTACTCATAGCCCCCTTCGCACCCCACACCGCAGAGGAGGCCTGGGAGGCCATGGGAAGGGAGGGCTTCGCCTCCACAGCCCCATGGCCGGAGGCGGCGGAGGATAAGATAAGCCCCGAGGCGGAGGCCGCCGAGGAGACGGTGCAGGCCGTGCTCGAGGATGCGAGGGAGGTCCTCAAGCTCCTGGGAGGCGCCGACACACTCGTGGTGACAGTGGCGGCCGAGTGGAAGTACAGGGCTGTCGAGGCCGTCAGGAGGGCGAGGGAGAGGGGCGCCAGCATGAAGGAGGCCCTCAGAGAAGCCTTCAACATAGACGGCGTGGACAAGAGGGAGGCGGCAAGGCTGGTCCAGCAGCTCACAAGGGCGCCCGAGGTCCTCAGGAGAGCAGCCCCCCGCCAGGTGGAGCTGGAGGCCCTCAGGGACGCCGCCCAGCTACTGGAGGCCGAGCTGGGGGTTAGGGTTGTGGTGGAGACTGAGGAGGAGGGCGGGAGCCCCAGGAGGGCCAACGCCCTCCCAGGCAGGCCCGCCCTATACGCGGAGAAGAGGGGTGGCTAG